The Methanococcus voltae genome has a window encoding:
- a CDS encoding COG1361 S-layer family protein gives MLKTNIKFQKIKEKSKNKSKNYSYLNLLFVLLSLMILLLSVNSTSALQVDNPQYTVDTNTFNTSNPKIIHPGDDVDIWIKITNDNTDKELKNIEIELTPKYPFETKQVNSVIGKATLSHLNEGESDVVHFKVHVDENAPSGEYPIILNAKAIRYDDDYESTQEMGKTYYLPIYGLAKFEMDLYGESQIEPSETKSISLNIHNKGTGNAKYLSISFAGSENVNIVGPTTHYVGLLRASSSDNIKISANSVPEANPGVYPIDATLTWIGEDGVSYSAKMPINLEVKDVIYDNQPYVYLEEIKSITPGYELSFALANRGSADLSYCVMKLTSPNLSDEYIAYIGDLEGDDSDSGIFEIGSFNSGAGGKLPVNLEVTYFDSYHKEYTINKEFTVDIPAKTSEDSNTMIFGVIIGLLILIVAYYLYKKRQKKKLAEQLEKENEE, from the coding sequence ATGTTAAAAACAAACATAAAATTTCAAAAAATCAAAGAAAAATCAAAGAATAAATCAAAGAATTATTCATATTTAAATTTATTATTTGTATTACTCTCATTAATGATTTTATTGCTGTCTGTAAATTCAACCAGTGCTTTACAGGTAGATAACCCTCAATACACTGTAGATACCAATACATTCAATACTTCAAATCCTAAAATCATACACCCCGGGGATGATGTAGATATATGGATTAAAATAACAAATGACAATACCGACAAAGAATTAAAAAACATAGAGATCGAGTTAACACCTAAGTACCCTTTTGAAACTAAACAAGTAAATTCAGTAATTGGAAAAGCTACTTTATCTCATTTAAATGAAGGAGAGTCTGATGTGGTACATTTTAAAGTACACGTGGATGAAAATGCACCTTCGGGGGAATATCCAATAATTTTAAATGCAAAAGCAATTAGATATGACGATGATTACGAATCAACCCAGGAAATGGGTAAAACATACTATTTACCAATTTATGGGTTAGCAAAGTTTGAAATGGACTTATACGGTGAAAGTCAAATAGAACCGTCCGAAACTAAATCAATATCTCTAAATATACATAATAAAGGTACTGGAAACGCAAAATATCTTTCGATTTCATTTGCAGGTTCTGAAAACGTGAATATTGTAGGACCTACAACGCATTACGTTGGACTTTTGAGAGCATCTAGTTCCGATAATATAAAAATTAGTGCAAATTCCGTGCCTGAAGCAAATCCTGGTGTTTATCCGATAGATGCAACTTTAACCTGGATAGGCGAAGATGGGGTAAGTTACTCTGCAAAAATGCCTATAAATCTTGAAGTAAAAGATGTAATTTATGATAATCAACCTTACGTTTACTTAGAGGAAATTAAATCAATTACGCCAGGGTATGAATTGTCTTTTGCATTAGCAAATCGAGGTTCAGCAGATTTAAGCTATTGTGTAATGAAATTGACAAGTCCAAATTTATCCGATGAATATATAGCTTACATTGGGGATTTAGAAGGCGATGATTCCGACAGCGGTATCTTTGAAATAGGGTCCTTTAATTCAGGAGCCGGTGGAAAATTACCTGTAAACCTTGAAGTTACATATTTCGATAGCTATCACAAAGAATACACTATAAACAAGGAATTCACTGTGGACATACCTGCCAAAACCTCTGAAGATTCAAATACTATGATTTTCGGAGTAATAATCGGGTTACTAATATTGATTGTAGCTTACTACCTCTATAAAAAAAGACAAAAAAAGAAATTAGCTGAACAGCTTGAAAAAGAAAATGAAGAATAA
- a CDS encoding carbamoyltransferase C-terminal domain-containing protein codes for MILGINDGHNSSISLFNDDKGNKCKIEYAISEERITRVKNIRGFPKNSINNVFKNSKSETDDGNRYQYQHPEIDLITIGGKFRKNNRLNKLKEFSNSQNKPLLYFDHHLCHASLYKLNHDFKKGKEYLIITLDGAGDGLSSTVSVAKNNKIDTIAQSDNINSMGDIYASFTELLGFKPMEDEGKVMGLAGYDLDSKYNEIYEKTLSNVENKIIEYHTKTKTFTNYLGVIGNQSTKELEKLFKMSKSYPICDFNSISEKIVLSKIIQRKLEETTKLMIENFVKETGIEDIVLSGGVAQNVKLNMEINNMDCVNSVYVPPFPSDEGLSIGSCLLASSVKSKSENIKNMTTYLGNDIHISNIEDLEIKNNTLVNNFKDFKITYLEENEIPNSIANLLINNKIICICRGRMEFGPRALGNRSIIALPTRENAQKINKLLNRYEHMPYAPTVLWEHASDYVKNPFYSPHMAFLFKSYRLESNSLMSGVIHHDGTSRPQMLKKEYNPAYYEIIRSLGDNFGLNSQSCYSVLNTSFNLHGEPIVCNVDDAIRSFVGDALLLGNVLIEKVNV; via the coding sequence ATGATTTTAGGGATTAATGACGGACATAATTCGAGTATATCATTATTTAACGATGATAAAGGTAATAAATGTAAAATTGAATATGCTATAAGCGAAGAAAGAATTACAAGGGTAAAAAACATTCGAGGATTTCCTAAAAATTCAATAAACAATGTTTTTAAAAATTCTAAATCCGAAACTGATGATGGAAATCGATATCAATATCAACATCCGGAAATTGATTTAATCACTATTGGTGGAAAATTTAGAAAAAATAACCGATTAAATAAATTAAAAGAGTTTTCAAATAGTCAAAACAAGCCTTTATTATATTTTGACCATCATTTATGTCATGCTTCATTATATAAGTTAAATCATGACTTTAAAAAAGGAAAGGAGTACTTAATTATTACCCTTGATGGTGCAGGCGATGGTTTATCCTCTACGGTATCGGTTGCAAAAAACAATAAAATAGATACCATTGCTCAAAGTGATAATATTAACTCTATGGGCGATATTTACGCTTCATTCACTGAATTGTTAGGTTTTAAACCCATGGAGGATGAAGGCAAAGTTATGGGTTTAGCAGGTTATGATTTAGATTCCAAATATAATGAAATCTATGAAAAAACCCTTTCGAACGTTGAAAATAAAATTATCGAATACCATACAAAAACTAAAACATTTACAAATTATTTGGGCGTTATAGGTAATCAATCAACCAAAGAATTAGAAAAATTATTTAAAATGTCCAAATCGTATCCTATTTGTGATTTCAACAGTATTTCTGAAAAAATAGTTCTTTCAAAAATTATTCAGAGAAAATTGGAAGAAACAACCAAATTAATGATTGAAAATTTTGTAAAAGAAACTGGAATTGAAGATATTGTACTTTCAGGAGGCGTTGCTCAAAATGTTAAGTTAAATATGGAAATAAACAATATGGATTGTGTAAATTCGGTTTATGTACCACCTTTTCCATCTGATGAAGGTTTAAGTATTGGTTCTTGTCTATTAGCGTCCTCAGTTAAATCTAAATCGGAAAATATTAAGAATATGACTACATACTTGGGGAACGATATTCATATTTCCAATATTGAGGATTTAGAAATTAAAAATAATACCTTAGTAAATAACTTTAAAGATTTTAAAATTACCTATTTGGAAGAAAATGAAATTCCAAATAGTATTGCTAATTTATTAATAAATAATAAAATAATTTGCATTTGCAGGGGGCGAATGGAATTTGGACCTCGTGCTTTAGGGAATAGAAGCATTATAGCATTGCCAACCCGTGAAAACGCTCAAAAAATTAATAAATTACTCAATAGGTATGAGCACATGCCTTATGCACCAACTGTATTATGGGAACATGCTTCAGATTATGTTAAAAACCCATTCTATAGTCCACATATGGCATTTTTGTTTAAAAGTTACAGATTAGAATCCAATAGTCTCATGAGTGGAGTTATACACCACGATGGCACTAGCCGACCTCAAATGTTAAAAAAAGAGTATAATCCGGCCTATTATGAAATTATCAGGTCATTAGGAGATAATTTTGGGTTAAATTCTCAATCTTGTTATTCAGTGCTAAACACTAGCTTCAATTTGCACGGTGAACCTATCGTTTGTAACGTAGATGACGCTATTCGCTCTTTTGTGGGTGATGCTTTGCTACTGGGTAATGTATTAATTGAAAAGGTAAACGTATAA
- a CDS encoding TM1812 family CRISPR-associated protein produces the protein MSKIISVEEYALYIYDKKDLKTDNVDNTCNLLNYELDNFDENNLKIIKFRPTNYDMDNEIWELFNKLYELIDNEETVYLKLSNKDYLIPILTITILSYLKVVKDIKIGCISYLDNKSDLKPVFDITSLDIILSWTKAIDKFVHNGDSKEIHELAEKRGNLISKASQGENRYGAYLRSFGNNIERFTEYVQSSRGYEIDTFQYDKLKYYIEEVKNGSPMPPMKPLLDMILNKIEDFSSENLYNGLNAVKWCIDNNLTQQGYTLLRENIINIVIYQLDIENFTIEDLKNSNVREAVEDALIYKFIIEHNLENNRDTEVYEFIKGDSVYKLDVKEISKLIDSEICTIYKNVSDLRNDINHAGYKINHIQNSEKFKVNLEGHYIQLLNYIYKIQRNE, from the coding sequence ATGTCCAAAATAATCTCTGTTGAAGAATATGCGCTATATATCTACGATAAAAAAGATTTAAAAACCGATAACGTAGATAATACATGTAATTTATTAAATTATGAATTAGACAATTTTGATGAAAATAATTTAAAAATAATTAAATTTAGACCTACTAATTATGATATGGATAACGAAATATGGGAATTATTCAATAAATTATATGAATTAATTGATAATGAAGAAACAGTGTATCTAAAATTATCAAACAAAGATTATTTAATTCCAATTTTAACCATTACAATATTAAGCTATTTAAAAGTTGTTAAAGACATAAAAATTGGATGTATTAGCTATTTGGATAATAAATCGGATTTAAAACCAGTGTTTGATATAACTAGTCTTGATATAATACTTTCCTGGACAAAAGCTATCGATAAATTCGTTCATAATGGTGATTCAAAAGAAATACATGAATTGGCTGAAAAAAGAGGTAATTTAATATCTAAAGCATCGCAAGGTGAAAATAGATACGGTGCCTATTTACGTAGTTTTGGAAATAACATTGAGAGATTTACGGAATATGTTCAAAGTTCACGAGGATATGAGATTGATACGTTCCAATACGATAAATTAAAGTATTATATCGAAGAAGTTAAGAATGGAAGCCCTATGCCACCTATGAAACCACTTTTAGATATGATATTGAATAAAATAGAAGATTTTAGCAGTGAAAATTTATATAATGGGTTAAATGCCGTTAAATGGTGTATTGATAACAATTTAACCCAGCAGGGATACACATTATTGCGAGAAAATATCATAAATATTGTTATTTATCAATTGGACATTGAAAATTTTACAATTGAAGATTTAAAAAATTCAAATGTTAGGGAAGCTGTTGAAGATGCTTTAATTTATAAGTTTATAATTGAACATAATTTGGAAAATAATAGAGATACTGAAGTTTATGAGTTTATTAAAGGCGATTCGGTTTATAAATTAGATGTTAAGGAAATTTCGAAGTTAATTGACTCGGAAATCTGCACTATTTATAAGAATGTTTCAGATTTGCGAAATGATATAAATCACGCAGGATATAAAATAAACCATATACAAAATTCAGAGAAATTTAAAGTTAATTTAGAAGGACATTATATTCAGTTGCTTAATTACATTTATAAAATTCAACGAAATGAATAG
- a CDS encoding DUF123 domain-containing protein, with protein sequence MTFLNFLKENTKKEAVVNRLLHDKEDLNQKAFKILLSTVISARTKDDTTAKVSKKLFDRIKTPEDLINIDINELEEIVHPAGFYKTKAKNLKKLANQLKDDYNNKVPNDVEELTNLAGVGRKTANLVVSLAFDNYAICVDTHVHRICNRWNYISTDFPEETEQELRLKLPKEHWKSINNSLVIYGQDICSPTPKCNACYDEIKAICPHYSKLATLKDSLDTLNFKKVSKTKIPKEKGTYVLKINLKYPKKIKIGKKGKEIKFRKGDYYYIGSAMGNSLNLYNRVNRHLADAKDKNNHWHIDYLLEFGNIKEIYVVESPEECNFAKEMFKNKNIEYIEDFGCSDCNCKSHLFYIRD encoded by the coding sequence ATCACTTTTTTAAATTTTTTAAAAGAAAATACCAAAAAAGAAGCAGTCGTTAATAGATTACTTCATGATAAGGAAGATTTAAATCAAAAGGCATTTAAAATATTGTTATCAACGGTAATCAGTGCAAGAACTAAGGATGATACGACTGCAAAAGTTTCAAAAAAACTATTCGATAGAATTAAAACGCCTGAAGATTTAATCAACATCGATATAAACGAACTAGAAGAAATAGTACATCCTGCAGGATTTTACAAGACAAAGGCAAAGAATTTAAAAAAGTTAGCTAATCAGTTAAAAGATGATTACAATAATAAAGTCCCAAATGATGTCGAAGAGCTAACCAATTTGGCAGGCGTGGGTAGAAAAACCGCCAATTTAGTTGTAAGTTTAGCATTTGATAATTACGCAATTTGTGTGGATACTCATGTGCATAGAATTTGTAATCGGTGGAATTATATAAGTACGGATTTTCCAGAGGAAACAGAGCAAGAGCTTAGATTAAAGCTACCAAAAGAGCATTGGAAATCAATAAATAATAGCTTAGTTATTTACGGTCAAGATATTTGTAGCCCAACACCAAAGTGTAACGCCTGCTACGACGAAATTAAGGCAATATGCCCTCATTATTCTAAATTAGCAACATTAAAAGATAGTTTAGATACATTAAACTTTAAAAAAGTATCTAAAACAAAAATACCAAAAGAAAAAGGTACTTACGTTTTAAAAATTAATTTAAAATACCCTAAAAAAATAAAAATTGGTAAAAAAGGCAAAGAAATTAAATTTAGAAAAGGAGATTATTACTATATTGGTTCGGCAATGGGAAATTCTTTAAATTTATATAATAGAGTCAATAGACACCTTGCAGATGCTAAAGATAAGAATAATCATTGGCATATCGATTATTTGCTAGAATTTGGCAATATAAAAGAAATTTACGTCGTAGAAAGTCCTGAAGAATGTAATTTTGCAAAAGAGATGTTTAAAAATAAAAATATAGAATATATTGAAGATTTTGGCTGTTCTGATTGTAATTGTAAGAGTCATTTGTTTTATATTCGAGATTAA
- a CDS encoding (R)-citramalate synthase yields the protein MKNSKKVVVFDTTLRDGEQTPSISITPSNKLEIAMELDKLGVNIIEAGSPITSKGEREAIKQIVNQKLNAEICSFVRSLPLDIDKALECNVDSVHIVIPTSEIHMKYKMKKSKEEIVESALKSIEYAKEHGLVVELSAEDATRSDPEFLIELFKNAEEYNIDRACICDTVGILTPDKSSLLVKKIVENIKTPLSIHCHNDFGMATANTVAGINAGAKECHVTVNGLGERAGNAPIDEVVMTLDKLYDIKSDIVHSQLSKTSRLISKLVKVPIPANKSIVGENAFSHEAGIHVDGLIKNTSTYEPILPEEVGNNRKIILGKHSGKSALKYKLSLMNIGLNNKEFNQVYDKVKAYGDLGKYISDIDLKTIISEIKGVNIAKKVYLDELTVISGNKVTPLASINLKFAEDYNPGGIDSFELSDLSNSFDLEDSTNIRKRGDDRKISKDIKLDNIREAAYGVGPVDAAINAVRKALTGVADIELEGYTVKAVSSGTDALIEVIVNLRRGNEVVEVKKAHSDIIEASVEALMDGINLLL from the coding sequence ATGAAAAATTCAAAAAAAGTGGTTGTATTCGATACTACTTTAAGAGATGGCGAACAAACACCATCTATATCGATAACACCGAGTAATAAATTAGAAATAGCAATGGAACTTGACAAATTAGGCGTTAATATTATTGAAGCAGGTAGTCCAATAACTTCAAAAGGCGAGAGAGAAGCAATAAAGCAAATTGTAAATCAAAAGTTAAACGCTGAAATATGTTCATTTGTTAGGTCTTTACCCTTAGATATCGATAAAGCCCTAGAATGTAACGTTGATAGCGTTCATATTGTAATCCCTACTTCTGAAATTCATATGAAATACAAAATGAAGAAATCTAAAGAAGAAATAGTTGAATCAGCTTTGAAATCCATAGAATACGCCAAAGAACACGGTTTAGTTGTGGAACTTTCTGCAGAAGATGCTACTAGAAGTGATCCTGAATTTTTGATTGAATTGTTCAAAAATGCGGAAGAATATAATATAGATAGGGCATGTATTTGCGATACTGTGGGTATCTTAACTCCTGATAAATCAAGTTTGTTGGTTAAAAAAATTGTTGAGAATATCAAAACACCTTTATCCATACATTGTCACAATGATTTCGGTATGGCTACGGCCAATACTGTGGCAGGAATAAACGCAGGTGCAAAAGAGTGCCATGTAACGGTTAACGGACTTGGTGAGCGTGCCGGAAACGCACCCATTGATGAAGTTGTTATGACACTCGATAAGTTATATGACATAAAATCTGATATTGTTCATAGTCAATTATCTAAAACATCTCGTTTAATATCCAAACTGGTAAAAGTGCCAATTCCAGCCAATAAATCTATAGTTGGTGAAAATGCGTTCTCCCATGAAGCAGGCATACACGTTGACGGATTAATTAAAAATACAAGTACTTACGAACCGATATTACCTGAAGAAGTAGGCAATAATAGAAAAATAATTCTTGGAAAACACAGTGGAAAGTCTGCTTTAAAATATAAGCTTAGTTTAATGAATATAGGCTTAAATAATAAAGAATTTAACCAGGTGTATGATAAAGTAAAAGCTTACGGTGATTTGGGGAAGTATATATCCGATATAGATTTAAAAACTATAATCAGCGAAATTAAAGGAGTAAATATTGCTAAAAAAGTTTATTTGGATGAGTTAACCGTTATATCTGGTAATAAAGTTACCCCACTTGCTTCCATTAACTTAAAATTTGCAGAGGATTATAATCCTGGAGGAATTGACTCTTTCGAGTTATCTGATTTATCCAATTCGTTTGATTTAGAAGATTCGACAAATATTCGTAAAAGGGGCGACGATAGAAAGATATCAAAGGATATAAAACTTGATAATATTAGGGAAGCTGCTTATGGGGTCGGTCCTGTCGATGCTGCAATTAATGCTGTTCGTAAGGCGTTAACTGGTGTAGCAGACATTGAACTTGAGGGTTATACTGTTAAAGCAGTTAGTAGCGGTACGGATGCACTTATTGAAGTAATTGTTAACTTAAGACGTGGAAACGAAGTAGTAGAAGTTAAAAAAGCCCATTCTGATATTATTGAAGCTTCTGTTGAAGCACTTATGGATGGAATTAATTTATTACTTTAA
- a CDS encoding ABC transporter permease, with the protein MKLKDVIYFSGRNMIQKKTQSLLTIIGIVIGIMAIVSLISLGYGVQSYIQDSITSVGANIVSVYSKGLGATGTVVEFDKNDVRVVEKVRGVESVMYGSLKGANVEFKKGEEQFLTVNGVDPSQYTRIYSEALKYNLESGRWLKDGDKSVCIIGNGVAHDTYERDVKVGDKLIISDKKYKVVGILEEVGDPGEAKTLVIPRESSELFDSDKYQYIIAYVKDVDEVERIAEDMREDLEDERNEDDFQVYTAQNIAEQVSNIFGVFTMFLVGVASISLIVGAVGISNTMHMSILERRKDIGILKAIGAENSTILKIFVVEAGFLGLVGGIAGTILGIIIAKVAEYIASGAGYGYIKAWITPELILSVLAFSFIVGVLSGYFPSRSGAKLDPIQTLRGD; encoded by the coding sequence ATGAAATTGAAAGATGTTATTTATTTCTCTGGGCGTAACATGATTCAAAAGAAAACCCAGAGCCTTTTAACGATTATTGGTATTGTTATCGGGATAATGGCAATTGTTAGTTTAATATCTCTCGGATATGGTGTTCAAAGCTACATACAAGATAGTATTACGAGTGTAGGAGCTAATATAGTATCCGTTTATTCTAAAGGTCTCGGAGCAACTGGTACAGTTGTTGAATTTGACAAAAATGACGTAAGAGTTGTAGAAAAAGTTCGGGGCGTAGAGTCGGTGATGTACGGCTCGCTGAAAGGGGCGAATGTGGAATTTAAGAAAGGAGAGGAACAATTTTTAACCGTTAATGGTGTTGACCCCTCTCAATATACAAGAATATATTCCGAAGCCCTAAAGTATAATTTAGAAAGTGGCAGATGGTTAAAAGATGGTGACAAATCTGTCTGTATCATAGGAAATGGAGTAGCACATGACACTTACGAGAGGGATGTTAAGGTAGGGGACAAATTGATAATATCCGACAAAAAATACAAAGTAGTTGGGATATTAGAAGAAGTAGGTGACCCTGGAGAAGCTAAAACCCTCGTAATACCTCGGGAATCAAGCGAATTATTTGATTCTGACAAATATCAATATATAATAGCTTATGTGAAAGATGTTGATGAGGTAGAACGAATAGCTGAAGATATGAGGGAAGATCTTGAAGATGAGAGAAATGAGGATGATTTTCAAGTCTATACGGCTCAAAATATTGCCGAACAAGTTTCTAACATTTTTGGAGTCTTTACAATGTTTTTAGTTGGTGTAGCGAGCATATCTTTAATTGTAGGTGCAGTGGGTATTTCTAACACCATGCACATGAGTATATTAGAACGTAGAAAAGATATAGGTATATTAAAAGCCATAGGCGCCGAAAACAGCACAATATTAAAAATATTCGTTGTAGAAGCTGGTTTCCTTGGATTGGTGGGGGGAATAGCTGGTACGATATTGGGAATTATTATTGCTAAGGTTGCAGAGTATATTGCGTCAGGTGCGGGTTATGGATATATAAAAGCCTGGATAACTCCCGAATTAATACTTAGCGTTCTTGCATTCTCATTCATTGTAGGTGTACTAAGTGGTTACTTCCCATCAAGAAGTGGTGCCAAATTAGACCCTATTCAAACATTGCGTGGAGATTAA
- a CDS encoding ABC transporter ATP-binding protein gives MDAKKICRIFGTDVKTKVLEDVNLKIYEKEFVMILGPSGCGKTTLMNILGLLDTPSSGKLSISGKLTLNMTESERAVFRRKIGGFIFQQFHLINTLTALQNVELPMVLDNLETEPRTQRAMKLLNLVGLKGKEHNRPSQLSGGQQQRVAIARALSNKPKILFADEPTGNLDSVSGKQVMKLIKELHDQGITIIMVTHDSTLLKYATKVIRMKDGRIEQLLQRDD, from the coding sequence ATTGATGCCAAAAAAATCTGCAGAATATTTGGTACAGACGTTAAAACAAAAGTTCTGGAGGATGTTAATCTTAAGATATATGAAAAAGAGTTTGTAATGATATTAGGACCTAGTGGGTGTGGTAAAACAACTCTAATGAACATATTGGGATTATTAGATACGCCTTCTTCGGGGAAATTGTCTATTAGCGGTAAATTAACTCTGAATATGACAGAGAGTGAAAGAGCCGTATTTAGACGTAAAATAGGCGGTTTCATATTTCAACAGTTCCATTTAATAAACACTTTGACAGCTTTACAGAATGTCGAGTTACCGATGGTCTTGGATAATTTGGAAACGGAACCAAGAACGCAAAGAGCTATGAAACTATTAAATTTAGTAGGTTTAAAAGGAAAAGAACATAATAGGCCGTCTCAATTATCCGGCGGACAACAACAAAGAGTTGCGATAGCTAGGGCGTTATCTAATAAACCAAAAATATTATTTGCCGATGAACCTACGGGTAATTTAGATAGTGTAAGTGGTAAACAAGTTATGAAGCTTATAAAAGAGTTACACGACCAAGGTATAACTATTATTATGGTTACACACGACAGTACGCTTTTAAAATATGCCACAAAAGTTATTAGAATGAAAGATGGACGAATAGAACAATTATTACAGAGAGACGATTAA
- a CDS encoding YqhA family protein, protein MVRLFRTGMENKDLKEEYFKSNKYFKEIKEDEREIEKEDVRHMAVNEEVKELFTHMVEEDEHDRKMRERLGIKRPSEQSYIERNFESLLWSSRYIVILAVVFGTISAVSLFLAGSYEVIHIMIEVMSDNVITIDELHNGLLSGIIGSIDLYLIGLVLLIFSFGIYELFVSKIDIAWEDGKAKNILEVYSLEELKSKILKVIIMVLIVSLFQKVLVMDILTTFDVFLMAIAILVLSISAYYIHK, encoded by the coding sequence ATGGTTAGATTGTTTAGGACAGGTATGGAAAATAAAGATTTAAAAGAGGAGTATTTTAAGAGCAATAAATACTTTAAAGAAATAAAAGAAGATGAAAGAGAAATTGAAAAAGAAGATGTACGGCATATGGCAGTTAACGAGGAAGTAAAAGAATTATTCACCCATATGGTGGAAGAAGACGAGCATGACCGAAAAATGAGGGAAAGGTTAGGTATTAAAAGACCAAGTGAACAGAGTTATATCGAAAGGAATTTCGAATCTTTACTTTGGAGTTCCCGATATATCGTCATTTTAGCAGTTGTTTTTGGAACTATTAGTGCAGTATCATTATTTTTAGCAGGTTCTTACGAAGTAATTCATATAATGATAGAAGTAATGTCAGATAATGTCATAACTATTGATGAACTACATAATGGATTATTAAGTGGCATTATAGGTTCAATTGACCTTTATTTAATCGGTTTGGTTTTGCTAATATTTAGTTTTGGTATTTATGAGCTTTTTGTCTCAAAAATAGATATTGCATGGGAAGATGGTAAAGCTAAGAATATTTTAGAAGTATATAGTTTGGAAGAGCTAAAAAGTAAGATATTAAAAGTTATAATAATGGTTTTAATTGTCAGCTTATTCCAAAAAGTGCTCGTAATGGATATACTTACAACTTTCGACGTATTTTTAATGGCCATTGCCATATTAGTACTATCAATAAGCGCATATTATATTCATAAGTAA
- the larB gene encoding nickel pincer cofactor biosynthesis protein LarB — protein MDLEFKNILQKYKDGKITEKEVEKLLKLSYIEDILDGTDGLRITNLDTNRKYRTGVPEVIYAEGKDIEDTITFLVKMYLKNNYAFATRLKKEDVKNPENLDKIKEMIENELSLHYEHKDELENCEIIINKRARYIYLIRKDYAEKMQNIPKMGKVGILAGGTSDIPVAEEAKITVELMNCEVIQMYDVGVAGIHRLLKPLKLMIEKEVDCIIAIAGMEGALPSVVSSLVDVPVIAVPTSVGYGMKYTPLLTMLHSCSPGIAVVNLDNGFGAGSFAGLICLNSYKKRNDEF, from the coding sequence ATGGATTTGGAATTCAAAAATATTTTACAAAAATACAAAGATGGTAAAATAACGGAAAAAGAGGTTGAAAAACTTTTAAAACTGTCCTATATTGAGGATATTTTAGATGGGACAGATGGTCTAAGGATAACTAATTTAGACACAAATAGGAAGTATAGAACCGGGGTTCCCGAAGTAATCTATGCAGAAGGTAAGGATATCGAAGATACAATTACTTTTCTTGTAAAAATGTATTTAAAAAATAATTATGCTTTTGCAACCAGATTAAAAAAAGAAGATGTTAAGAATCCGGAAAATTTGGATAAAATAAAAGAAATGATAGAAAATGAATTATCCCTGCACTACGAGCATAAAGATGAGCTTGAAAACTGCGAAATTATAATAAATAAACGTGCAAGGTATATTTACTTAATACGCAAAGATTACGCTGAAAAAATGCAGAATATACCAAAAATGGGAAAAGTAGGTATATTAGCAGGTGGTACTTCGGACATACCAGTAGCGGAAGAAGCAAAAATCACCGTAGAGTTGATGAATTGTGAAGTAATTCAAATGTATGACGTAGGTGTTGCAGGTATACATAGACTTTTAAAGCCATTAAAACTAATGATTGAAAAAGAAGTAGACTGCATAATAGCTATTGCAGGTATGGAGGGAGCTTTACCCTCTGTAGTATCTTCATTGGTGGATGTGCCAGTTATTGCAGTACCTACCTCTGTAGGTTATGGTATGAAGTATACGCCCCTTTTAACAATGTTGCATTCTTGTAGTCCAGGTATTGCAGTTGTTAATTTGGATAATGGGTTTGGAGCCGGTAGTTTCGCAGGTTTAATTTGTTTAAATTCGTACAAAAAACGAAATGATGAATTTTAA